The genomic region CCCCATCACGAGGGCACTCGCCAGGCATCCCGCAGCCTGGCCTTCACCCGAAACTTCTGCACCTGCAGCACGACACCGAACTTGCCCTCCAGCGAGGGCAGGGGCTGGTCCTGGGGGCACTCGAGCGTGAACCTCTGCAGCACCCAGgccaggaaaaggaagagctcCATCTTGGCCAGGACTTCGCCCAGGCAGACACGGATCCCGGCCCCGAAGGGCAGGTAGCTGGGCGAGGGCGAGTGGATGTGCTGGCCCTGCTCATCCAGGAAGCGGCCTGCAAGGGGAAAGGGCACCATCGGCATCGGGAGGGATCGGTCCCTTCTGCCTGAGACCTGCCCGAGTTCATAACACGAGTGTCCCTCCCGTGAGCTGCAAGAGCAGAGATGGCGCGAATGCCCCAGCCGGGGGGGAGCAGGATCCGACCTCCCACCACCAAGCCTTCCCCTggctcagcctctcctgctgcgcccaccccgccgccccctgccccctggGGAGCACCCAACCCACCGGGGTTGAACTCCTCGGGCTTGTCCCACTCCTTCTCGTCGTGGTGCACGGACCAGAGGTTGATGATGACCCTGGCGCCCTTGGGGATGGAGTATTCCCCGATGCTGCAAGGCGAGCGCAGAGTGAGACGGTCGCTGCCTCCCGCGGTCTCTGCCCCCGTCCCGGCTGCGCCCCGCAGGGTCTCACCTGGTGTCGGCAAGGGACACGTGCGGGATGAGCAGAGGGGACACGGGCCGGATGCGCAGCACTTCGCTGATGGTGGCCTCCAGGTAGGGCAGCAGTGGGCGGTCGCTGAGGTGAGGGTGACGCGCCAGGCCGATTTTCTGGTCCATCTCCTCCTGGATCTTCCTCTGGACCTGGGAGGGGAGcaagggctggggtgggagcccGGGGAGGGTGGTCTCCTGTGCGCGGGGGCTCCCCGTGGCAGTGGGGTACATCCAGCATCACCAGCAGGTCCTGGCAGGTTGTGCAGGGCAGAAGTAAAATGCCCACGGCCTGACCCTGCTTATTCGCAAAGCCTGACATCTCTCGGCACCTGCCTTCCCCAAAGCCCCCCACGacgtccctggggagggagccCAGGCCTGCCGCCACGGGGCACGGACCCTACCTCGGGGTAGTGGAGCAGGTAGAGCACAGCCCATTTGAGCACAGTCGTGGTGGTCTCCACACCGGCCCCGAAGATGTCCCCCACCGTCATGAGGAGGTGGTCGTCAGTCAGCTCCAGCCCTggtgccggggggctgctgTTCTCGGCACTGAGCCTCACTTGCAGGAGGGCATCCATGAGGTCCCTCACGGCATCCCCGCAGAAGGCTTCCTGCCAGGGGACATGGCTGAGCCAGGCTGTCCTGGGCACggtcccctccatcccagctccagcaccccacagctcccGAGCACCTCCCTGTCCTGGCCCCGGTGGCACCTTGTGTTCAGTGAActtctgctggagcagctggtcCCGGACCTTGAGGCATCTCTTCAGCAGGGCCAGGTCCTTGTTGGGGAAGATCTGGGGGAGAAAAGCCCCATTACAGCAAGGGGCTCCAGCTCGGCCCAGCCTCTGCAGGCCCCCAGGCAATCGCTCCGTGCCCACTAAGATGCTGGCTCTTGTGGGACACCGCGGCAGGGAACCTCCTAACCCCGGGGGGCTCAGGTAGCCCCCTCCTTCAGGACACAtcccagctccttcctctcGTCCAAGGTGAGAGGAACAGGcagtccccgtgtccctgctcACCTGGAGCCAGGGGAAGATGTCCACCAAGCTCTCCTTGGCCACAGTGTCCACGATACCCTGGCTGTACTCCAGCATGGCCTCGAACTCGGGGTCCCCGCGCCGGTACGAGGAGTTGAAGCAGAGGGAGCAGACCACATTGGTGACGGCCCGTGTGAGCTCGGGCGCCACATCCAGGGCCATATCCTGCGCAGCACTGAGCGTCTCGCACAGGGACGCAGCCTCCCGGCAgactggggtggaggggaaaggCGGGTGAGGGGGTGATGGTGAAGCCGAGGGGTggagggggcagctgggggctggaAGGAGGGGTCCCCCACTCATTCAGGGtgtgcagcctgcagagagcacccccagccagggctgagccccgAGGGGCCGGACTGGGCGAAAGGGACGATGCTGGAtgctggggaggagcagagaggatgGAGACGCGCAGGGAAGTCTCCGTGTGCGGCTTGATGCTCCTCCTGGGTGGAGTGGGGagcccgtggggctgggagctggctccatgcctcagtttccccagctgtgaACAAGGGGAGGCAAAGCTCAGGGCAGAAAATGCATGGGGAGAGGTGCTGGTACAGTACtggggatggagagagggaCCAAGCCCCTGCTGGGAAAActgggggggtgctggggggtttGGGCTGAGCCGATGAGTCTCCTCTTGGTTCCCAGGGGATCAGggcacagagaaaggagaagtcCAGCCCGGATCAAGCGTAGGAGGGAGGTAGAGCCAGGAGGGAGCCCGGGGTACGGCGGGGGACACTTACTGATCCTCTCGAGGGCGAGCGAGCCCTCCCCGAACATGGAGAGGGCGGCGTGCACCAGCTTGCGCTGGAACTTCCAGAGGGGACCGTAGCTGGCGAATGCGATGTCCTTGCCCCCCCGGGACAGCAGGTCCGTGGTCACCTGTGGGACAGGCAGCCCCGGGGTCACCCCGCTGCAGGGCAGCCCTGTGGGGGCCGTGTGTTGGAGAGGGGCGATGCTGGGGGGTGGATGGTCATCTCATCCCAGGGATGATCCGGGGGGCCTGGTGGTTAGCACTGGCAGGCAAAGCCCGGGCTGTGAGCTTTGCTTTTCCCCCCTGAGGACCCATGGAGAGGTTTGGGGACAGATGCCAGGGTTAGGGGCTGGAGTGCCCAGGAAACTTAGGGGGTACAGGGAGCCTGGTGGTACCTGACCCCACGTCCCCAGGCCCCGAGATGCAACCAGCCCCGGGGAAGAACGGGCACCCTCGGGACGGAGGATGCGCAGGATTCACCCTGGGGAACAGCGCAGAGAGGGGCTGCCCCTGCCGTTGCTttgctgcaggcaggatggggacaggagaCGCACCCTGCCGGGTGCCAGCGCCTTTCTTGGGAGCATCCCCCGCCTCACCCCATGCCGCAGTGGGAGGGGGTCCCCCGAAACCTGCTGCCGACTCACGGTGCGGGGCCGTCCAGCAAAAGCCTTCCCTTTCTTCAGCAGCACCTCCCTGGCGTGCCGGTAGCTGTTCACCACCACCACGTAGTGGGATCCCATCCAGAGGGCGTAGAGGCTGCCGTAGCGGCCCTGCAGGTGCCAGAGCCGCAGGTGGAG from Ciconia boyciana chromosome 8, ASM3463844v1, whole genome shotgun sequence harbors:
- the CYP17A1 gene encoding steroid 17-alpha-hydroxylase/17,20 lyase, whose product is MLLLGILLLALALLCAWELARRRAAGGTGSGRLRSLPALPLVGSLLQLAGHPQLHLRLWHLQGRYGSLYALWMGSHYVVVVNSYRHAREVLLKKGKAFAGRPRTVTTDLLSRGGKDIAFASYGPLWKFQRKLVHAALSMFGEGSLALERIICREAASLCETLSAAQDMALDVAPELTRAVTNVVCSLCFNSSYRRGDPEFEAMLEYSQGIVDTVAKESLVDIFPWLQIFPNKDLALLKRCLKVRDQLLQQKFTEHKEAFCGDAVRDLMDALLQVRLSAENSSPPAPGLELTDDHLLMTVGDIFGAGVETTTTVLKWAVLYLLHYPEVQRKIQEEMDQKIGLARHPHLSDRPLLPYLEATISEVLRIRPVSPLLIPHVSLADTSIGEYSIPKGARVIINLWSVHHDEKEWDKPEEFNPGRFLDEQGQHIHSPSPSYLPFGAGIRVCLGEVLAKMELFLFLAWVLQRFTLECPQDQPLPSLEGKFGVVLQVQKFRVKARLRDAWRVPS